The following nucleotide sequence is from Perca flavescens isolate YP-PL-M2 chromosome 20, PFLA_1.0, whole genome shotgun sequence.
TCCGCTGAGTAGACCTACAGTAGGTTGGACTACAGTGTTGTCCAGAGAGCGGATGCCACCAAACACTAGCTTGATCAGGCTGGCTTTAAGTTCCTCCGGCAGCAGAGACAGCAGGAAGAGAGGCAGGTAGGCCACATAACGCATGTGACACAGCACAGGGGTCATGACCTTCCCCTGAGGAGTCTGAGCCATGCGCTCGATGGTGGGAAACAACGCAATGGCCTTTATaatctttataaaaaaataaaaaataaaaataaaaaaagacattacaaAGGACACTTCAATTGACTTAGATTAACACTGCCAGAtaatatgtgattttttttaattatgtcaaTTAGCTAAAACATTGCATTTATATTCACTTTCTATTCATGCCAATTAGTTCAGTATTGTGGGAGGATCTGGCCAACACCCATGGAAAACcagatacagtgggggaaataagtatttgaccccttgctgattttgcaggtttgcccacttacaaagaatgcaaaaatctacaattttaatcatatgtacattctaacagtgaaagacagaatcccaaagaaaattccagaaaatcacatcatatgaatttattaaaattgataaccatctgataaggaaaaacaagtatttgaccccctggacaaacagcatgttaatattttgtagaaaagccattattggccagcacagatgtcaaacggtttttatagttggtgacaaggtttgtgcacatttcggcagggatgttggccctcctcctgcagacagcctccaaatcattcaggttcgaggttgtcgcctggcaactcgaattttaagctccctctccaaagattttcaatcggattcatgTCTGGAGACTGgttaggccactccagaaccttgatgtgcttcttcttcagccactcttttgttgctttggcggtgtgcttagggtcgttgtcgtgctgaaacacccatcctcgacccatctactgagggaaggagatgtcggtccagaattccacgatacatggccccgtccatcctcccctcaatacgatggagttgttccgtccccttggctgaaaagcacccccaaagcatgatgttgccaccaccatgcttgacggtggggatggtgttctttgggttgtactcggtgttctttgccctccaaacacgacgagttgagttgaggccaaaaagttctattttggtctcatctgaccacatcagcttcttccaggcctcttctgagtcgtccaggtggtgaatggcgaacttcatgcgggcctgtacatgtttcttcttgagcagggggaccttgcgtgcgctgcaggatttcaatccatgacggcgtagtgtgttaccaaccgtttcttttgtaactgtggtcccagctgccttcagttgattcatcagttacccccttgtggttttgggatgattcctcaccgttcgcatgatcagggacaccccacgaggcaagatcttgtgtggaggcccagaccgagggaggttggcggtgttgtggtgcttcttccatttcctgataactgcaccgacagttgatcttttctctccaagttgctttccgattctcttgtagcccatcccagccttgtgcagatcaacaatcttgtccctgatgtccgtagaaagctctttggtcttgcccatggtggtgatgttggatgctggttgtttgggtgttgacaggtgtcttttatacaggtaacgaggtgaggcaggtgtatttgatgtagataattggttcggattggggctgtgtcttaaagaaagactaactggcttgtaggagccagaatacttgctgtttgtccagggggtcaaatacttgtttttcctcatcagatggttatcaattttaataaattcatatgatgtgattttctggaattttctttgggattctgtctttcactgttagaatgtacatatgattaaaattgtagatttttgcattctttgtaagtgggcaaacctgcaaactcagcaaggggtcaaatacttatttcccccactgtatgtcaTGCAGCTTCAAGCATAATTCATTTGAATACCtttgaattttgaaaaaatggacGACATTCTGAACGGCGATGCTCCACAGAGCTGAGAGGTGTAGTGTGTTACAAGATGTAGTACATACTAAACTGTGTAGTGTTTCAAGATGTAGCACATGTAATAAACTGAGACCGATAGAGAGAAGATTAGCAAACAGCCCATGGTGCAGATGACAACTAACATTACGCACATTACTGTGCAATAAAATCTTCATGAAAAAACTATCAATCTTGATCAATCTGATCAACAGGCATAAATATGTAAAAAgcaatatttcaatctgctctgtctgaaTGCAGTCTCTCGATCATCCACCGCCGctgctactctgcaaatagctaattgttacaaacaagctaaaaacgAAAGCTTTCTGAATGAAGTCTAACTGTTATCTTAGTTTGCCACGAATCTGAAATTTGTCAAATTCTTTTAGTTAAACTTAGCTGCTGGCTGAAACAAAACATCCTCTCTTCTCTACCAACGGTAAATTCACATGGCTAATTATTATGCAATGACATATATCAGAACTTGACTATGATGTctgcattctttattctttctaaACTTCACTTAGTATTTTGATGTTAGGAATGTGATTTATTATCCCTTATCCTAATCCTTCTGGAGCTCTTGACCACAGAGGGTTAAATGGTTTATTGTTGTCCCCCTGTAATGTGTGCCCCCCCCAAATAAAACTGGGAGATATAAGAGAGTGACTAACCTTGAGTTCAGGATTTCTCTTCATCATGTTGAGAATAATGTAGCAGCCGATGGAGTGTCCCACCAGGACCAGGCTGGTTTCTCTGGGAACATGTTGCCTGAGGAAGGACAACTTGTGTTCAATCTGGCCGTTCAGGCCAAACACGTCACCTTCTGCTGCTGAGAAGGcatctgtataaaaaaaaagttaaaaatcaAAATCTAAAATGTCTTGCCAGAATCTTTCCAATTTCTTTATACTTTTGTTGGTGTCCATGTTCAACTAGGAATTACTAGGCTAACAAATCCCAATTTCTAAATATGTTAGTGATGTGATAAACATTTACTATTTCACATAGCATgataattcattcattccaaTGTACTTAGAGTgattaaaattaaaagaattTGAGAATAATCCTTACCTTCTACCATAtccatggagtctggtggtacACAGTGGCCAGCATGACTTACAGCCCACACTGGATGGCGGTATTCAAACATACTGTGAAGTGTTTGCATGAAGGTTCTATAGAAGCCCACTACACCTGGGTTACCTGTATGGAAGACAGCAAAAGATCAGCATAGTTCCCCACAATAGACTATTCCTTCGCAATTTATGGTTACTTTGGTCAAAAGGATTAAACCAACGTAATATAAAACAAATCCGATAAATCCCCTAGGAGGACTTcgaaaaactaacaaaaaatacatgaaaaaaaaaatatttaaaatggttGTTGTTTATGATAAGGTCCAACAGGCAGTATGTCGACTACAGCTGGTGTACGAATACTAAGACTGTACATAGTCACTGCTCCCCAGACCTGGAGTATGTGACTATTAAGCAGGTCCATATATCTTCCCTGGGAGTTTATGGTGGTCATGATAACCGCTTTGTATATATCATCAGATGCTAATGCTATCTCAGCTCTTGGACTTTTACACACCATTAGCACTAAGCAGTCAACATAGCATGCATCCTgagtaggcctgtaacaattattaaataattgtctaaacgcaatttttttttacgtaaTCTGGGTTACTTTGTATAACCGCAATTAAATCATTAGAGCATTTTTTAATGAGATTGGTCACACTATATTTTGGTTTCATCAAAAGCGTTTGCAATACCGGCGTAGCATCACCTAACAGTAATGTTAGCTAGTCTAtcggtgctcgggccctaataatagaaagaagaacaaacatttgaatttcaatagggccttcgccttgctcgggccctaattaaggTCTTAAATTTAGATTTTGTTGCAGGTCTCCTTTTCAAGACAGGGTCACAACACATAGCTGGTAATGCAGGACCTGTCTTTGTTGAAGGGTAACcaccgtttttttttcaacctggaccctatgttgctatgttttttgtgtctaagtgactgatgggaacaacaatctttgacactggtcaagtattaagcaagaacgctgcagtcggcagcggcgaacACGCTAcgatgtaagttaatagggcaattgtccagcttgtatttacctttacaaaagtgctcgtttgccactgacatgctcagattaatattgtctaaagtgtctgacaacattatggaaaggatcccttcagagatttGAGACCTTTCtctttaaccagaaacagctctgatgttgctagcgctaaacccaccagactctatttaaaggggtgatagaatgattatatagggtattttacactgttccttaatgtctcctaatagggtatgtaacattggttgggctgaaaattgcccgaatgatattttattaggcccttaactaccctgtgaatatggctctatttggaacaagagcttttcttccaaatatggtatgctcatgaatatttagaatgagctgcacgctgattggtttgagcaaaccaaatagaaacacattggagactcgacagcaggtctcatatttcagacactgcaaagtgaTACATTGTTTGTCGTGCTATTTCGTCTGTGaaggcctgccttccttcacaaaccccggcctgctgtgagctcgattgagctccgtcaaggctggcagcccacagcactccatacccgagcaaagtcacagttttttgggctaatggactaccaaacgccgctgccctgacagagctccagggcctgcaactcccctcttcctgctagctaaatggcccgtgtgtgagagtgagagcgcggtcagcgagcttgttacaccagcaatctcttaccacagttctagttaatcttggctggctgccagctgccggcataactagagtagctatatttacagttagaatttcgtcacgccacttatacaatatctacctaaaggtcttataaagctaacaactgtgtccgatttcaagttaatgaatatttgtgaagattaggggtttcgttagctgcgactgtcccttcaatcctagctatgtgtagttacaaatcacggatagttagcttcattttcggcgtaattcgagtatatttccagtttgaatttcgtcacgccacttatacaacatctacctaaaggtcttataaagctaaaaacggtgtccgatttcaagttaatgaatatttgtgaagattagggttttgttagctgcgactgtcccttcaatcctagctatgtgtagctacaaatcacggatagttagcttcatttttggtcgtaatttgagtatatttacagtttgaatttcgtcacgccacttatacaacatctacctaaaggtcttataaaccTAACAACGCTGTCCGATtccaagttaatgaatatttgtgaattttagaggaattctaagaggaggctagctagctctcattgatagagctccattcagccgcaggctctatgaATGAGACTcacggcgtttatttccccaatcgtttgtttaaataactcaacacattataattacacacattaaaagattaactggaacttgTGGTAAGAGATTGTTGGCATAACAacctcgctgaccgcgctctcactcatacaaacaccgggcatttagcaggaagaggggagttgcaggccatggagctctgtcagagcagcggcgtttggtaacTAACCTataaaacggtgactttgcgcaggtatggagtgctgtgggctgccagccgtgacagcaggccggggtctgtgaaggaaggaaggcaggccgggcggcgaggcagcaccggccgctgaactccttgagatctgcgtgacctattCAAAAAAATaagctgacctcagatcagttgtGTAgcatatgtaaatgttggggcgtgtcAAACATAGAAattagagccaaatgaggaggagccgccgagttgacgtcaactaggcggctcgttgagatttgcccgttttcagaggcagtttcaaattgtgagatttgctgaggaaagaggtgtcattgggattttgaggttctatgtatttcgtagttacccactaaactgtcattattcaactatgacaaggtaaaatcggttttgcattctatcacccctttaaaaaagcaacatatAGTGCCAACataatccaatccaatccactttatttctataacacattttacaaacacaagtttccaaagtgctgcacagaagactcagaacataaaaatatatatataaaatatagaaagaataaaagaaagaataaacaccacagtggaccacataactcacacagagttaaaagccaaagaataaAAGTGTGTCTTTAGACATGCCTTAAAACACTCAACTATAGCGGCAGTTCGGACATGGAGGGGCAGGGCATTCCAGAGTTTAGGTCCAACCACAGAAAAGGCCGTGTCCCCCCAAGTCTTAAGTCTTGACTTAGGGACCATAAGCTGGTGCTGGTCCTCTGATCTCAGTGTCCGCGCTGGCGTATAAATTTGGATGAGGTCCGAAATATATGTTGGGGCCAGTCCATTcacagctttaaaaacaaacaataaaatcttgaAATCAATCATAAAACTAACAGGGAGCCAATGCAATGAGGCAAGAATTGGAGTTAAATGCGCATGCTTTTTGGTTCCTGTTAAAAGTCGGGCTGCAGAGTTTTGGACTAACTGTAAGCGTGAGAGTGCGTTTTGATTTATACCaatataaagtgcattacaatAGTCAAAAcgagaagaaataaaagcatgtatagCTTGTTCAAAACTGCTAAAAGACAAAAACGGTTTAACTTTGGCTGAAAGGCGAACCACTCTTTGA
It contains:
- the ldah gene encoding lipid droplet-associated hydrolase isoform X1; this translates as MSNKMDNMVTDNRGEPQTDFIYCCGAITEVLKFGSCQLHSGLKVLFLIIPGNPGVVGFYRTFMQTLHSMFEYRHPVWAVSHAGHCVPPDSMDMVEDAFSAAEGDVFGLNGQIEHKLSFLRQHVPRETSLVLVGHSIGCYIILNMMKRNPELKIIKAIALFPTIERMAQTPQGKVMTPVLCHMRYVAYLPLFLLSLLPEELKASLIKLVFGGIRSLDNTVVQPTVGLLSGDCAANAMYMGGQEMRNVLERDNITIKKNLEKLIFYYGSTDHWCPVEYYYDIKQDFPHGNFRLCENGFRHAFVLDAGREVAKMVFEWINGDLGT
- the ldah gene encoding lipid droplet-associated hydrolase isoform X2; the encoded protein is MDNMVTDNRGEPQTDFIYCCGAITEVLKFGSCQLHSGLKVLFLIIPGNPGVVGFYRTFMQTLHSMFEYRHPVWAVSHAGHCVPPDSMDMVEDAFSAAEGDVFGLNGQIEHKLSFLRQHVPRETSLVLVGHSIGCYIILNMMKRNPELKIIKAIALFPTIERMAQTPQGKVMTPVLCHMRYVAYLPLFLLSLLPEELKASLIKLVFGGIRSLDNTVVQPTVGLLSGDCAANAMYMGGQEMRNVLERDNITIKKNLEKLIFYYGSTDHWCPVEYYYDIKQDFPHGNFRLCENGFRHAFVLDAGREVAKMVFEWINGDLGT